The sequence AGAAACGCAAACCTTTTCCCTCGCCGCCACCGCCGTCACTGTCCACCCCACTTCCCCGCGCTTccgcttcttcattttccttgatctttatttcttttttttctttttcccattTTTTGgaattccttttttttttttttgttgaaTCTTTTGCTTCGTCGACATCTGGCTTTAACGTATTCCAGCCCCGTTGCCCTCCTTTGATATCCTCGCCAGTCCATTAAGATAATATCTGCGTCACGTCACCACAACGTAGACCACCCACTGATCCAGCCTCGTGCCCTGTGGGGGTTTGCGCGAGTCTCGGGCCTGGCCGGAGAATACTATTTGTTAACTCCTATCCACTGCGACGACTGCTTGTCGGAGACCGGCAGAGAAACAGTAACAATAATCCCCGTACGTACGGGAGGGCGCAGGAATTGTCTCTGcgtcaaaaaaaaaaaaaagaatagagaCGGCATTTTGTGACAATGGCTCCGAAAAGCAGAGTCATTATTGATACAGATCCTGTGAGGCAAGGCCTGATTTTCCTCTGGTTTTGTTCTTCTGGTGTGCCCTTTTAAATCTTGTAACTCCTGTTCCCGTCCCGGGTGGTGTATCTGTACATGGAAACATTATGGGACGGGACACATGTCGCTGTTTCGTGAGTTCGTGGTGATAACTTGcatattaaaaaaaaaaaaaaaaaatgaaaagaaaagaaaacaaaacaaaacaaaaaaggcaACAGGGCCAGCAAAGGTTCTAACACCATTTTTTCCTTCCCCAGGGCATTGATGATATCCTCGCTCTTCTTCTCGCCTTCTCCTCCAAGGCAGAGGAGATCGAGGTGCTTCTGGTCTCCTTGACCTTTGGAAACATCGAAGTGAGGAGGTCTGTTCCAATTTCTTATCAACCTCAACCAACTTCATAGAACAtgcacatacatacatatatatatatatatgtgtgtgtgtgtgtgtgtgtacATGTACGTATGTAGCAAGGGGAGAACTTACACGCCTCATTTATAGCTGTCTTCGAAATGCAGTCTCTATGTTCCACATCATCGAAAAGGAGATGGAATGGAGACACAACCGCGGATTGGCCCCTGGCTTCGAGGCGCTGATGGCGTCCAAGCCGCTCATGGCCGTCGGCGCCGAAGGACCCTTGGCTGGAGAGAAGATGCTGGCGGATTATTTTCGTAAGCTCAGGATCCCCCTTTTCCAAACCACGTTGAAGGAGCTTGGTCACGGTTCACCCCTTCTGAACAAGGTGTTGGGATTTTTAActtttttggtttcttttcaTATCTAGACGGCAAAGATGGCCTCGGTAATGTCCATACAAGTGTATGTCTTTGATgtgctttttttcttttgagcgGAAAGCTGGAGTTTCTAATCGTATACTGCTAGCATCCCCATCTCACGCCGGCGCAAGGATGGGAGTCTTTGTTCTCGCCTCTGCCGGCGTCGGTGGAAGAGCTGGAGGCTGCCGCTCGACGTCATTCGTCATTCATCGCGTCGACGAAACCAGCCTACGAAGAGATGCTTAGGTTACTACGGGAGAATGACCCCGGGACGATTACGATTATAGCCCTTGGACCGCTGACCAATCTCGCGTTGGCGGCGGCCGAAGACCCGGAGACATTTCTGAGAGTGAAAgaggtggtggtgatgggTGGTGCTGTTGATTGCCCTGGAAATGTATGGAACCTTTgggtgtgagagagagagagatagaaagaaagaaagaaacaaagaaagaaacaaagaaagaaacaaagaaagaaagaaagagcaAGAAAGAGGAAGGGAGAGTTGATTCAGAGGAACTGATGCTGACCAGATATATATCTAGGTAACTCCCACGGCGGAATTCAACACATACGCGGATCCCGTGGCGGCGGCTAGGATCTTTGCGCTGACATCACAGATGCCGCTGTCGACCATGCCGCCGGCAGACCTCCCGTCGGCGCTGCCTGTCTATCCCGCGACGCTGAGCAAGCAGCTCAAGGTTAAGTTGGTGTCTCTCGACGTGACCAGGTCTCACAACCTGACACGCGGGCAGTTCCGAGACCGGATCGCGTCCACTGTGGCGACCGGCTCGCCACTGGTGGAGTGGACATCTGCGATCCTGGAGCACAGCTTCGCCAAGCTGGAGGCCATGCACCCGGGCCACGAGGGCGACATGGCGGCGCTAAGCCTCCATGACCCGGTGTGCATCTGGTACGCGCTTCTGCCGGACTCGTGGCAGTGGATGCTGTCGCTCGACTCGCCGCTGGACCTCCGGGTCGAGACGACGGGGCAGTGGACGCGTGGGATGTGCGTGATCGATAGACGGAATCGAAAGCGGCGGGACCACGATGACCCGGACGTTGAGGACAACGGGCTGTGGTTGGCTAATCGGTCGGGGAACCGGGTTGACTGGGTGGTAGGAACGCCAGGGCCGGATATGTTTGCGGGCTATGTCATGGATCGGCTGTTTGTGAAGCACCAAAACTGAAAAACCACCACCCCCAAGTCACACCGCCCAGCAGAAGGAAGGGGAAAATACAGGAGTATTTTGGATTAAATTAGGAGATTCTGATCACTCTTTGAAacccaaaaaagaagaagaagaagaagaagaagaagaagggaagaCAGTGATGGCTGtatctacagagtactctaTAATGTGGTGTTAAAAGCAGCATTCAACTAGTTAATcagaggaaagaaaaaaaaattaaaattaaaaaaatacAAATATGGTGAAAAACACAAGACAGCCTGCGTCTCCGTAGTCTTCTCGTGTGTATAGTATAGTGGTTATagtatactctgtactccacACAACTACTCCATGATCACAGCCGTTACGGGAACAACCGCAACGCTCAACAATCCGACAGCGAAAAGCGTGAGTTTGAGAAGATCAAAAAAACACCAGCTGGGGCCAATCACGCAGCCCAGCGGCCACATGTGAACTGGTCTGTGCGTCTCCCTGGAAACTCTGCCAGCCTATCAGTGGCAGCACGCGACACCCTGCCTGGAAGCTCGCTGCTCTCGCCGGCACCGCAACTAGCCCCGGCCAAAGGCGAGGGTAATGCTTATAAGAGGCGCCGCCGGGCGCTGCCCTCCCTCGATGTCCTCAGCaagactctctctctctctgtgtgcCCGGGGGCGCGAGACAACAGCAGCGTGTACAATAAGCTACGCTTCTCCCTCCATCAAGATGCAGCTGCCCATCATGCCGCGCCGTGACGCTCTCACGGACCTCTCTTCCCTCGTCTGAGGCTTCATTCCCCCCCCTGTTCTCCTGTTCTCCTGTTCTCCTtgtttcctcttcctccttctgCTCTTCTTCTATCTCTATCTCTATCTCTTCGTTTTCCATCTCTTTCCTGCAGACTCAACTCGTCACTGGGGCTTTCTCGAGAGAAGCCACCCTCCCCCACGAGGCTTGGCTGCCGCGCAATCGAAACTCATGATGCCAAAGGCCCAGCTGCCTCTGACTCCGGCACCGTCGGCGGAGATTGCGGCGCTGGACAAGGGCATCAATTCTCCCGTTGGCGTCTTCTTTTCCCTGCCTCCGCCCGTCATGTCGAACCGCACAGGAACAACCACAACCACAAACacttcctcatcctcctcctcctcttcctcctcttcctcctcttcctccaaCAAGAGCAGCCTGTTCCCTCCTCTCTCGCCCCCGTCTCCCGACATCAATGCCGCCGCCCAGTTGTCTTCCACCCGCACCTTGCGTCAGAGATCCTCGACAAAGAGGCCAGCCGCCGATTTCACCCTGCCCCCACCACCAACCAAGACCAGGAAGATCATCCAGGTCAAACCAAAAGGCCAGGAACAGCCGAAAGCTTCCGGAGCCGGTGCGCAGGCAAAAGGGAAAGATGGCCAGAGTGCGTCCGCGGACGGAAGCGGGTCGAAGAGGAAGCAGCCCGGTGCGACGACCGCGGCCGGTCGGAAGATCGCACGCCGGACGGCACATAGCCTCATCgaaaggaggaggagatCGAAGATGAACGAGGAGTTTGCCACCCTGAAGAACATGATCCCGGCCTGCAAGGGCCAGGAGATGCATAAACTTGCTATACTACAGGTACGGGTTGggtctctttttctctttgagATGTATAGAGGTGCCCCCAGACTTTGGCTAACCGATGCTGAAACTCTCCCCCCACAGGCAAGCATAGAATACGTAAACTATCTCGAACAGTGTATCGCGGACCTCAAAGCCGCAAACATCCGCCGAGACTCTACACCCACGTCGCCAACGTGGAATACCCCCAAAGAACCTGGAACCGGCCTATCCTCATACTCTGCCTCTCCGGAGTTCAATCCGCATCCCGAACCATCTGCATCTTATTCCCAAACTACGTCTCCCCGAGCAAGCGGAGATACCCAGTCTCGCTCTTCCCACACTTCCCCATTCGAAATCATCCCCATGATCCTCCCCAGTCCCGCCCTCCCACCTTCAAACACCCCCTTCTTCCCGCCTCGTGTCCACCGCGACACCCTCTCTTCCAACACTTCCACCATATCGACCGTCTCAACCACCTCCACCACATCAAGCACCACATCGCCCATCATCCCCCCGcaccaacaacaacaacaacaatatcAGTGCCAACACAGCCACCAACGCGGCGCCTCCACGCCCTCAATGTTGCCCCAGGCACATTCCAGCCGGGACAGCATGGACGTGGACATGGACCGCGAAGCCACGACGGCACTGCTGATGCTGAACATCGACCGGAGGGCCTCGAGCGGGATAGCCGACATGCCCAGGCCGGCGTTCCCGAGAGGAAACTCTGACGCCGGGGGGAAGAATGGCATCAGCGTGCATGATCTGTTGAGCCATTGAGTTCCCTTTTGCCTCTTTTGAATAAAGAGGGGGTAAAGGGATTGGGAAGGGGGAGGAGGCCATGCCTTGATGATGAcgatattattattatggTGGtcgctcctttttttttactatatttttatttttccacCTAATGAATTTTTGAATTTTATGTATACATGGTTGGGGAAACTGAATAATAGATGAGAAAATAATTTTGAGGGAattgtttttcctttttctcccccttttatttttatttttttttcccttaaTAAAAACAATTCCTATGTGAGAGAGAATTCCGCCCCCGGGCCCAACACCTGAGATGCGATGAGGATGAGATGGGATGAGAGATTTGTCTTCTATGTCAGATAAATGGTTACGCATGTGTCAAGTTACGGTGCGATAGAATTCAGGATAcataaaattaaaaaattaaaaaaagatgAATTGTATCCACACCCCTCGCCCTTCTGTCCATGCATAAAGTCTTTTGGTTCCGGTCCCCAGAGAGAGGCAAATCACACCTTTCGACACCAGACATGGTCCAAAAAGAAGTTAAAAGAAACATGTATCTCAGAAAATGTCATGGATAGTGTTGTTGATTGTATCCTCTTGTCACTCTCACACCAAGATTCAGAGTAGAATAAGCATGTAAGTCATAAAAACAATCACAGTATGACGCACCCAAGCCCTAACTGAGCAAAACCCCCCTTTTAAAACAGCCCTGCTTGttgaagggaaaaaaaaaagaaaaaggaagaaaaacaaTCTTGGTTTGTgattcttttttgattttctttcccACCCCGTGTTCTTCTGTGATAGTACAATCCGGAGTTGTTCTTGATATGGAGAGGCGATCCAGTTGAGAactttgaaaaaaaaaaaaataaaaaaataaaaaaagcaCAGATAGCAAAGCTGCACCGTCTAGCATTACTGTGGTGCCAGAGAGTATCACGGGGGAGGGGGGTATATCAACAAGCAGGCAAAGAAACAAGTGCAGAAACAAAACGAGCAGGCCCTGTGTCTATCCAAGGCAGACGCATACTCGTCATTGAAATCCCAATTCACATCCAGCCACCCCGTCCGcgacccaaaaaaaaaaaaagagaaaagatacCAGAAAACatgtaaaaagaaaagaggggATATCTTCCAACAATTCAACATCATCATAAACACCAGTAATATCAtccaaaagaaagaagatcaGTCGTATATGGAGTATATGActtgggggaaaaaagaaaaaaaaaatataacaagaacaaaatttcttgaaaaacagaaaaagaaaaaaggaatcAGTCTTGCATCGCTTCCAACCATGGCAAAACGGAATCCTCGACCTTCCGCCGGCTCGGGCTCGAAGAGGGCTTGTTCCAGACGCTCATGTTACCACCGATGTTGATGTTGATGCCgttattattattaccaTTACAATTATAATTCGCCTGGCCGCCAAAGACCCGCGCCGCGCCGGCAGCGGTGGCGACGTCGTCAAGTATAACTTTTCCCGCTTCATCCCTGGTGGTGTAATCTCTGCGCCGAggattatcatcatcatcatcatcatcatcatcatcatcgcgATCACGATCACGATCACGACCACGATCACTGTCGTTATTCTTGTTGTTCGCGCCGCTATTTCCGAGATTGGCGCTGAGTGTCTCCCGGATCCGGATCTCGGCCAGCTCGGACTGGAGACTTTCAAGGTTCCATTGCGTGAGGGGGATCTTGCAGTAGCGCTCGGAGCGCTCGTCCCTGTCGAGGATCCTGTTGCGGTGGTACGTGAGGATCGACGATGATGCCTGGCAGAGACGGCTCAGGGGGGGTCGTTGTGCCGGCGGCGGCTCCGGGACCGGGGTCGGGGTCGTCGGGATCTGGGATTGGTTCTTGGTTTGGCCGTGTTTCTTTTGCGACTGTGGGTGTGACCGTGGCTGCGCCTTCTGTGGCGTGGTCGCGGAGGAGCTGGGGGTGAAGAGCTTCTTTAGAGCGGATGGGCGGAAGTATCTGCGTGCGGAGGAGGCGGGCCGGTGTGATTTCGAGGGGGATGGAGTAGGGGAGGAAGGAGTGGTGAGCGCGGTCGTAGGGGTTCTAGAGGCGGAGGCGCGAGTTGGCCCTTGAACGGGCGAGGACAGGGTGGTCGGGGACGGAGAGGTGTTCttggaggagaaggagagcGTTCTGATGGGGCGAGGGAGGAGGCGGAGTCTTCTCTTTTGCACCTCGGCCTCCTTTCGCGTTGGTTGCGAGGCCGGACGAAGTTGGCCCGGGATATTCGTCGGCATGGCGAGGGAACGGCCTGCTCCCCTTGTTGTCGCAAAACACTTGGAGGTTTCGGCTTCCGTATGGGCAGTCGAAACGCGCGgtataaaataaaaataaaaataaaaagaatataaagaaaacgctcaagaaaaaaaactGGTGATTGATCTTGGCTGGATCTTCCCGGAGGAAAGGAATTTCTATATCTTTCTTAGCCTTGAGGCTGATGCCAGGGTCCTATCTGGAACGCgcagcaaaaaaagaaaaagaaaagaaaaaggaggacGCGGGAGGAAGTTCGAGGTCATTCAATCCTCAGCATCGTCGCCAGGCGCCGCTTTTGAATCATTCAGGGAGGTCTCAGTACAAGCGACACTCTGTCGACGCAATCCAGGCAGCACAAATACCAGAGAAGGACGACGACGATTCTTGTCTTAGATCTCCCAAAAAAAGTGTAACTTTCCTTATATAAACCCGAGCCGTTGTTCGGAAGGAggcgaaaaaaaaggaaaaaggggatcttttcaaaaaaaaagaaaccgAAACTTCAAATCCCGCCAAATTTGCGacgaaaataaaaataaataagagaaatCAAAAACTGTAGCAGCAGCAGAAGCAG is a genomic window of Coccidioides posadasii str. Silveira chromosome 3, complete sequence containing:
- a CDS encoding uncharacterized protein (EggNog:ENOG410PKRZ~COG:F~BUSCO:9734at33183) gives rise to the protein MAPKSRVIIDTDPGIDDILALLLAFSSKAEEIEVLLVSLTFGNIEVRSCLRNAVSMFHIIEKEMEWRHNRGLAPGFEALMASKPLMAVGAEGPLAGEKMLADYFHGKDGLGNVHTSHPHLTPAQGWESLFSPLPASVEELEAAARRHSSFIASTKPAYEEMLRLLRENDPGTITIIALGPLTNLALAAAEDPETFLRVKEVVVMGGAVDCPGNVTPTAEFNTYADPVAAARIFALTSQMPLSTMPPADLPSALPVYPATLSKQLKVKLVSLDVTRSHNLTRGQFRDRIASTVATGSPLVEWTSAILEHSFAKLEAMHPGHEGDMAALSLHDPVCIWYALLPDSWQWMLSLDSPLDLRVETTGQWTRGMCVIDRRNRKRRDHDDPDVEDNGLWLANRSGNRVDWVVGTPGPDMFAGYVMDRLFVKHQN
- a CDS encoding uncharacterized protein (EggNog:ENOG410PNS8~COG:K), translated to MMPKAQLPLTPAPSAEIAALDKGINSPVGVFFSLPPPVMSNRTGTTTTTNTSSSSSSSSSSSSSSSNKSSLFPPLSPPSPDINAAAQLSSTRTLRQRSSTKRPAADFTLPPPPTKTRKIIQVKPKGQEQPKASGAGAQAKGKDGQSASADGSGSKRKQPGATTAAGRKIARRTAHSLIERRRRSKMNEEFATLKNMIPACKGQEMHKLAILQASIEYVNYLEQCIADLKAANIRRDSTPTSPTWNTPKEPGTGLSSYSASPEFNPHPEPSASYSQTTSPRASGDTQSRSSHTSPFEIIPMILPSPALPPSNTPFFPPRVHRDTLSSNTSTISTVSTTSTTSSTTSPIIPPHQQQQQQYQCQHSHQRGASTPSMLPQAHSSRDSMDVDMDREATTALLMLNIDRRASSGIADMPRPAFPRGNSDAGGKNGISVHDLLSH
- a CDS encoding uncharacterized protein (EggNog:ENOG410Q5E4), with the translated sequence MPTNIPGQLRPASQPTRKEAEVQKRRLRLLPRPIRTLSFSSKNTSPSPTTLSSPVQGPTRASASRTPTTALTTPSSPTPSPSKSHRPASSARRYFRPSALKKLFTPSSSATTPQKAQPRSHPQSQKKHGQTKNQSQIPTTPTPVPEPPPAQRPPLSRLCQASSSILTYHRNRILDRDERSERYCKIPLTQWNLESLQSELAEIRIRETLSANLGNSGANNKNNDSDRGRDRDRDRDDDDDDDDDDDNPRRRDYTTRDEAGKVILDDVATAAGAARVFGGQANYNCNGNNNNGININIGGNMSVWNKPSSSPSRRKVEDSVLPWLEAMQD